In Leptospira saintgironsiae, the genomic window GAAGGATCTACTGTGTATGGGGGCTATTGTTTTGAAAAAGATCTCCCCACCCAATCGTAGCGACCCATAGGGAGCTAGATTCCCGAAGGGTGACTGAGCACAGCGAAGTCAAATTCTTAATCAGCACCATAAACTTCAATCCCCACCCTTCTTTGGGTGGGGGCCGGTACGGTGGTACACACAAAATTTTCGATCAAACGATTCGTGCTGATTCAATCTCTGCACTCGTTTGGCATCGATTCTCTCTGCCACCGACTCGTTGAAAACGGTCATCTTCTCGCTCCCTATGGGTCGCTGCGAAGGGGGCCAGGCCGGTGGTACCCAGAGTCTCGCACACATCCAACGCCCGTATCACAATCCCAAACAAAAATCAACCGATTTTCCCCTACCGATCCATGTTGGAATTCCAACATGGATTTTAGTTGCAAAACAAATCCCTAATCTTCTCCACCTACCACATGTTTCGCATAACGTATAACAGGTTGTCACACGTATTCGTACAAAAAATTCAGCTGTTATTAATAACAATTGTTTTACATAAAACGATCCATTCGTCCCCCGATACAATCTCTTTGTCCCTAATACATTGACTAGTTTTCAAACCTGGAGTAAACTCCCGCGTATGCGAATCCTAATCGTAGAAGATGATATATTGTCCTCTCGCTGTTTGGAAATTTTAGCGAAAGAATTTCTGAATGAAAGGATACAAAGTATCCATACAGTTTCCGATCCGGAATCTGCCGCAGAATTTATACGCAAAAATCCTTTAGATCTATTATTCCTGGATATAAATCTACAAGGAAAAACTGGTTTTAAACTTTTAGAAATCGAAAGCAGAAGTTTTTTCCAAACGATCATAGTATCTTCTGAAAGAGATAACGCAGTAAAAGCTTTTGAATTTTCCGTGTTGGATTTCCTACCAAAACCGATCACGAGAGAAAGATTCGGAATTTCTATCCAAAGATATCTTTCCTCTCATCCGAATATATTCTCTCCGAAAGGAATTCCTCTCAAAAAAGAAGAAGGGATCAATCTTATCGAACCTGGAAATATTATATTCGCAAGATCAGAAAGAAATTACGCCAGATTATTCACCAAAGACGGAGGCGTGGAGAAGGTCCGAAAGACATTAGACCAACTCCAAAAAGACCTGGAAGCCCATGGATTTTTCAGAGCACACAGAAGTTATTTGGTTCGATTAGAAGAAGTCAAAAAAATCTTATTCAAAACACCTACCACCTATCGATTACTACTTCATACCGATCATAGTATCCCCGTTAGTCGATCTCAAGGAAGTAAACTTCTCTCATTATTCAAAAATTCGAATCATAAGGTTTTAGGTCTGCCGTGAAACATTTCTACGTAGCTATTCGATTTAGGACCAAAAACTTTATATTATTTATAAAGAAACATTTTCAGATCTTAAGAGAAGTTAGAAGTAACGAAGAATTCATCCGATCCGCTTACTTCGAAGTATATTTAATACTCAGATATCTTTTCCCATTTCTATTCGTAGTTTATATTCCTTTTGCAGTTTTAGATTGGGCAGATTTTCTAAAAAATTCTGGATACTTTCCACTCTTGATCTATAACTCAGTTTTTATTCCTGGCTGTTTTCTTTTTACTGCACTTTTAAATTCTCCAATTCTCAAAAGTGAAAACGGCAGAAGATGGCTCACAGTAGCGGGAACCTTATTCTTAACTTCTGCAGGAACAGCGATGAACCTGCTCATCTTTCAGTTTGGGACAGATATTTCTCTATTTGCATTTACCCAACTAGGAATTGCAGTACTCCTTCGTTATCCTGATAAAACGAAGAAGGTTATCTACTTCACAAATTACGCAGTATTCTTCGCAGCCATGTTCTGGTTGGAAAAGAACTCATCATTCCTGATCCAAAATTTTTTCTTCACAATGGTTATGACGATTCTATTAGATCTGATCAGCTTTCTCACCAAAGTGAATTCATTTCATAAAGAACAATCTATCCGAGATCTGAATCGTAAGTTAGTGATGGAATCTATTAAAAAATCTGAAATTTTAAGAATAGCGATCCATGATCTTAAAAGTCCTGTCACCGGGATCTTGAGTTTGGTAGGGCTTTATACAAGAGAACCAAGTCATATTCCTACAAATCGGGTTGTTTCTTCTTATGCAGATCCTCCTGAAATTCTGGATCATATAGACAGAACTTCCCGTAAAATTTTAGAATCGATCGAAGATGTTCTATATCTGGCAAGTTCAGGAGATGCGGAAACGATTGAGAACCAAACCCAAAAATTAAACCCTGAATTATTATTAAAATCAGTAACCTGCAATCTTAATTTTCTATTCACCTCAAAGAATATAAGAGTAGAAGATAACCTTTCTGAGTATAATTTCTACTTCCAAGCAAATCCACAGATACTGTATAGAGTATTCGACAATTTACTAAGCAACGCCGCCAAATTCTCTCCTGAAAATTCAGAAATTTCTCTCAAAAGTGAACTCATCACAGAAACGTATGAGAAAATTCTAATTATCAAAATAGAAGATTCAGGACCAGGATTCCAACCCGAAGACGAAAAAGATATGTTTAGGGAATTTTCTATTCTTTCCGCAAAACCTACTGGCTCCGAATCCTCAAGTGGGATCGGACTCGCGCTGGCCAAAAAGTTATTAGATAGAATGGGAATTCGTATCCGCCTAGGTAACTCCGAACGACTCGGGGGAGCCCAGGTAATATTAGAATTTCCGCAATCAAAAGCGAAATAGGGAGTTAAGAACTGGAGGCAAATCAAAATGAAAGATGTGAAGAGAATTTGGTTGGGAGGAATAGTACTAGCGTTATCCGTAACGTCATTCTACTGTAGCCCAGACCAAAATACGAACAATACACAAGACCTGGCTTTATTAGGGGGACTTTTAGAAACTCCTGAAAAAGGAGCAGGTAATCTGGCAGGGTTAGACAACGCGGATCCAAAAGCCCAAAATATTTTGGATGATTTAACAAGTGTTGTCTATGGATCTTACGATGTAGTGTATATTCCGGGCGCAGTTTGCGGCAACGGAACCCCTTACAAAATATTCGTGGATCGTGCAGACGGGATCTTAGATTGGATCTTAGGATATTCAAGCAGACTTCTAGTGTATATGGAGCCTGGAGGAGCTTGTTGGGATTACGAAAGTTGCACCGGGCAAACAGGTATCAGAGGGGCCGCGAATCCAAACGGTATTCCTGATAACCATATGAACTTTGGAGCATTTATAGATCCGAATGTTCCTGGCGGAAGTCCAAACGCAGTGATCTCTCCGATCATATTAAGGAACCATCCTACTGGACAGAATGTAAAAACTTCTAATTGGAACAAAGTTTTCATTCCTTATTGCACAGGAGATGTCTATGCAGGCAATAAGGTGGCAACTTATTCGGATCCAACCGGGCAAAATCCTCCAATCACCTATCGTCACGTAGGTGCGAAAAACATGGAGCTTGTAATCAATTGGTTGAAGAATAATTTTAATAAACCAAAAGAGATGTTTGTTTCCGGATGTAGCGCAGGTGGAGCAGGCTCCATGATCAATTATCACTTCATTAGAAAAGCTTTAAGCCCTTCTAAAAGTTATCTATTGAATGATTCCGGCCCAATCTTCCCTGCTCCTGGATTTGGGAACCAATGGCCTTTACAACAAAAGATCAAAGATGCTTGGAATACAGAGTATTTTATAAGCAAGGCTCAACCTGATTTCCCTTCCGTGGATATTCGCGCGGATTATGGAAAGATCAGTGAAGCGTTAGCTCAAAAATACCCAAATGATAAATTGGCGATCACTCTATTCAGAAGAGATGCCAATTATTCAATGTATTCGTACGCAAGATTCTATGGATTGGATGAAAACAATCCCGCGGATAAAGAATACATCATCGGGACTCTTTGGGCTCAGGATATCGAGAATTTAAAGGCTCAATACGATAGATATCCGAATCTAGAATATTTCATACCGTATTATAGAAGTATCAATGAAAGCCATTGTACTTCTATTGTGGAATTTACTGGAACGGAGATAGAAAATACCGGAATTACACTCGGGACCTTCATCAATGATTATCTACTTGGAAGTTCTACATTCAGAAGTTTTTTCGAAAGTGTGAATCCGAACGATGCAAACGTTACGAATTTCTGGTTCGCGTTAGTTAATCTTCTACTATAATCTCTCTCGGAGAAGGCGGTGATATTGCCGCCTTCCTTTTTTCAATCTATTATTAAGCTGTCTTTTCCTCTTTCAAAGGAACAACATAACCCCAGAAAAGAGCCATTGCAATTCCTGCAATGTACATCCAAATACTGAATATCGCAGAAGGAAGCGCCACCTTAGGTCCAAAAAATTGGATCGCAAGAGTCATACCAAGAGTGGTATTCTGGATCGCAACTTCGATAGAGATCGTTCTCGCTTGCTTCTCCGCAATCCCAAGTACCTTTGGAAAAAGATAACCTGCTATAAATCCAAAAGTATTATGAAGAATGACCGCAAGTCCTACTAAAAGAACCATTTCTATAAAATTCTCCCTGTTCTTATAAGTTACAAAAGCAACTACGAAAACCAAGAAGAGAATCGAGAAAATTTTATAAGGAGTTTCAATCTTCTGAGCAATATTAGGAAACTTATGTTTTACTGCCATACCTATGGAAATCGGAAGCACTATAATCACTACAACAGTCTTGAGCATCTCCACAAAAGAGATCTGCATTACACTTGCGCCGGTTGGATCCAATAAGGAACCGAAAAATGTAACTATGATAGGAGTCAGCAAAGGACAAAGAAGTGTAGAAAGTGCAGTGATCACAACTGCAAGAGCAACATCTCCCTTTGCCAAATAATTAACCAAATTGGAAGTAGTTCCGCTAGGACTAGATCCGACAAGAATGACGCCTAACGCGAGTTCGTATTCCAAACCTAAGATCAATACAACTGCGTAAGCAGCCAAAGGCATGATCACAAAATGACCCAAGGTACCGACCAAAGTTTGGAGAGGAGTTGTAAAAATACGTCTAAAGTCTCCGATTGCTAGCCCGAAACCCATTCCGAGCATTACGATTGCCAAAAGAGCCGGAAGTAGCCCCTTTTCGACTGCACCTAATTGCATGTTTCTCTCCTTAACATAACACCTGTTTTATTATTTTTATCTCCGAGAAGAATCTCGGATTTTCTTTTCGGAAACGTATCTTACTGACCGGAAAGCCCTGAGGTGAAAAGCTTTTTTTCTTTTCAATCTGAACGGGTTCCTAACCCTAAAACCCTAGGATTTTTATCAAATCGTCAAAAGGACCCAATCTACAATTTTTGCCCAGTAACTGTTCTGAATCCAAACTGAAACATTTAGTTTGACATAAAACTAAATGTTTCCTGAAAAGGAATTATTCTCAGACTGGAGGAAAGAATGTCTCTATTATCATTCGCGGCTTCTAAAGTCGGTGTCTTTAAAAGAATATTAGAAAAATGGAAACTATTTAGGTTTAATAGAATGATCCGAAAAAATTGGCCAGTTTATTATAGGCTCGGCCCCAGATTTGAATTTGTATCCGAAGATCTTTTAAAACTGAAGGTCCGATTTCCGTTTAATCATAAAACCAAAGGTTATAATGGACTTCATTTCGGAGGAGCAATCTATGCATTCGTAGATCCATTATACGTATATTCGATTTCTGAAAATTTAGGCCCCGAATATCTTGTTTTGGATACTAAAGCAGAGATTGATTTTCTAAAAGCAAGCAACCAAGACCTGATTATAAAAACAGAAGTTTCTTCTGAAGATATAAAATCTATCCAAGAAGAATGTAGTGCTAAAAAGAAAACAACCCGGATCTATTTTTTGGAAGTTTTAGATCCGAGCGGGCAGAAAATTGCGATCGTCAAAAAGACAATTTATATTAGGAAACTGAATCCTTCTTTTCCCATAACTTCCAGACTATAATTCCTGAAATTATTCCGAACACAAGGAAGACTGCACCTAATGTATATTTCAATTGTAGAATATACCCTATTCCGAAAAGCCAAGCATATAGGGAGAAGATCGCCAATAACCAAATCCGAATTCTGAAATAGAATTTTTTACGAGCAGATACTCCACCCCATTTCCCCCAGAAACCGAAAGGTTGTAACTTGGCCACAAATGCATCCAATACTGGATCCGGAACTGGAGCAGTTAAAAAAGTCACTAAGATAGAAACGATCACACTTCCAAAAGCAGTAAAAAATAAAAGATAATCTGCGTTTACATCCGGATATACTTTATATAAAATTAATGAAAGAACGAGAGCAGTTCCCATTCCTGACAATTCTGTCCAAGCATTTGCTCTCCACCAAATCCATCTTAAAATCTGAGGTAGACCTAAACCAGAAGCCATTGCTAAGAAAAATTTCCAAGCAGATGCAATTGAATTCATCTGAGTCGCAACCAAGATCGCAATTCCAGCCATCAAGACCACTGCAATCCTTCCTGCGATAACTGTTTCTTTGTTTCCTGCATTCGGTTTTAGAAATCTTAAGTATAGATCGTTTACTAAATAACTGGCCCCCCAATTGATATGAGTATCCGCAGTGGACATGAATGCTGCCATCAAACTTACGAATACCAACCCCAAACATCCAGCAGGCAGAACAATCTTCATTAATACTGGATATGCAATCTCTCTATCTGATTGAACAACTCCACCTTCTACTTGGAATAAGTCCGCATCATGCAACGGGAATACAACCAAACATACAAGTCCTGTTAGAACCCAAGGCCAAGTTCGTAGAATAAAGTTTGCGATATTAAACCAAAGGGAGCCTAATTCCGCGTCCTTAGGAGTTTTTGCAGTATGTAATCTTTGAGCTAAGTATCCTGATCCATCTGAATGATATTGGATCCACCATTGTACACCGATGAATATTAGAAAAACCTGAAGAGGCAATCCATGCTCTTCTTCCCCGATCTTTGGCCAAAAAGAAATGATGGATTCTGATTTTCCTGGATATAATATTTCTAATTTAGAATATAGACCTTCTAATCCACCCACATATTGGACTGCGAAGATCGCAAATACGACTGCACCACCGATTCCCAAAGCGAATTGGAATAAGTCAGTCAGGATCACCCCTTGGATCCCACCCATACTACTATAAAAAACTACAACTGAGAAAAGAATAAGAAC contains:
- a CDS encoding LytR/AlgR family response regulator transcription factor: MRILIVEDDILSSRCLEILAKEFLNERIQSIHTVSDPESAAEFIRKNPLDLLFLDINLQGKTGFKLLEIESRSFFQTIIVSSERDNAVKAFEFSVLDFLPKPITRERFGISIQRYLSSHPNIFSPKGIPLKKEEGINLIEPGNIIFARSERNYARLFTKDGGVEKVRKTLDQLQKDLEAHGFFRAHRSYLVRLEEVKKILFKTPTTYRLLLHTDHSIPVSRSQGSKLLSLFKNSNHKVLGLP
- a CDS encoding sensor histidine kinase, yielding MKHFYVAIRFRTKNFILFIKKHFQILREVRSNEEFIRSAYFEVYLILRYLFPFLFVVYIPFAVLDWADFLKNSGYFPLLIYNSVFIPGCFLFTALLNSPILKSENGRRWLTVAGTLFLTSAGTAMNLLIFQFGTDISLFAFTQLGIAVLLRYPDKTKKVIYFTNYAVFFAAMFWLEKNSSFLIQNFFFTMVMTILLDLISFLTKVNSFHKEQSIRDLNRKLVMESIKKSEILRIAIHDLKSPVTGILSLVGLYTREPSHIPTNRVVSSYADPPEILDHIDRTSRKILESIEDVLYLASSGDAETIENQTQKLNPELLLKSVTCNLNFLFTSKNIRVEDNLSEYNFYFQANPQILYRVFDNLLSNAAKFSPENSEISLKSELITETYEKILIIKIEDSGPGFQPEDEKDMFREFSILSAKPTGSESSSGIGLALAKKLLDRMGIRIRLGNSERLGGAQVILEFPQSKAK
- a CDS encoding pectin acetylesterase-family hydrolase, whose protein sequence is MKDVKRIWLGGIVLALSVTSFYCSPDQNTNNTQDLALLGGLLETPEKGAGNLAGLDNADPKAQNILDDLTSVVYGSYDVVYIPGAVCGNGTPYKIFVDRADGILDWILGYSSRLLVYMEPGGACWDYESCTGQTGIRGAANPNGIPDNHMNFGAFIDPNVPGGSPNAVISPIILRNHPTGQNVKTSNWNKVFIPYCTGDVYAGNKVATYSDPTGQNPPITYRHVGAKNMELVINWLKNNFNKPKEMFVSGCSAGGAGSMINYHFIRKALSPSKSYLLNDSGPIFPAPGFGNQWPLQQKIKDAWNTEYFISKAQPDFPSVDIRADYGKISEALAQKYPNDKLAITLFRRDANYSMYSYARFYGLDENNPADKEYIIGTLWAQDIENLKAQYDRYPNLEYFIPYYRSINESHCTSIVEFTGTEIENTGITLGTFINDYLLGSSTFRSFFESVNPNDANVTNFWFALVNLLL
- a CDS encoding bile acid:sodium symporter family protein; the encoded protein is MQLGAVEKGLLPALLAIVMLGMGFGLAIGDFRRIFTTPLQTLVGTLGHFVIMPLAAYAVVLILGLEYELALGVILVGSSPSGTTSNLVNYLAKGDVALAVVITALSTLLCPLLTPIIVTFFGSLLDPTGASVMQISFVEMLKTVVVIIVLPISIGMAVKHKFPNIAQKIETPYKIFSILFLVFVVAFVTYKNRENFIEMVLLVGLAVILHNTFGFIAGYLFPKVLGIAEKQARTISIEVAIQNTTLGMTLAIQFFGPKVALPSAIFSIWMYIAGIAMALFWGYVVPLKEEKTA
- a CDS encoding PaaI family thioesterase, whose protein sequence is MSLLSFAASKVGVFKRILEKWKLFRFNRMIRKNWPVYYRLGPRFEFVSEDLLKLKVRFPFNHKTKGYNGLHFGGAIYAFVDPLYVYSISENLGPEYLVLDTKAEIDFLKASNQDLIIKTEVSSEDIKSIQEECSAKKKTTRIYFLEVLDPSGQKIAIVKKTIYIRKLNPSFPITSRL
- a CDS encoding sodium:solute symporter family protein, whose amino-acid sequence is MFSPIDWYLILAYIIFAFSAGLLLSSKAGESLSSYFVADRKLPWWWLGTSMVATTFAADTPLVITGMVALDGVGGNWLWWSWAIGYLIITVFFAASWRKAEVLTDVEFVELRYSGIGAAILRASKAFFLSILFNSIILGWVFKAMSKITAPFLDWNVLLGAEVFGSISAAWPNFLILGDLNTTLTVLILFSVVVFYSSMGGIQGVILTDLFQFALGIGGAVVFAIFAVQYVGGLEGLYSKLEILYPGKSESIISFWPKIGEEEHGLPLQVFLIFIGVQWWIQYHSDGSGYLAQRLHTAKTPKDAELGSLWFNIANFILRTWPWVLTGLVCLVVFPLHDADLFQVEGGVVQSDREIAYPVLMKIVLPAGCLGLVFVSLMAAFMSTADTHINWGASYLVNDLYLRFLKPNAGNKETVIAGRIAVVLMAGIAILVATQMNSIASAWKFFLAMASGLGLPQILRWIWWRANAWTELSGMGTALVLSLILYKVYPDVNADYLLFFTAFGSVIVSILVTFLTAPVPDPVLDAFVAKLQPFGFWGKWGGVSARKKFYFRIRIWLLAIFSLYAWLFGIGYILQLKYTLGAVFLVFGIISGIIVWKLWEKKDSVS